The Schistocerca piceifrons isolate TAMUIC-IGC-003096 chromosome 5, iqSchPice1.1, whole genome shotgun sequence genome has a segment encoding these proteins:
- the LOC124798957 gene encoding uncharacterized protein LOC124798957, producing the protein MVDRFTRWPEATPVADVTAETVATAFVDTWVARFGCPSHVTTDRGRQFDCALFTHVARLCGTRLHRTTSYHPASNGMVERFHRTLKAALTCHDTSWPEALPLVLLGLRVTPKEEIGASPADLVYGQSLTIPGDFVEDASLPRDAVAPTLAERLRSHMAGLRAHAPTRHGTGKIFVHADLQRCTHVMLRTDAVRPPLRPPYSGPHRVIARGDKTLVLECNGKPSTVSVDRVKPAYVLPAPSATHFFDPAEDLFTDDTPSASGQTEPAPGAAGDTQLQPAVIAPPRAPPTTTPRQLVRPPGPRPPQAHRSPPPQPPADYVTRAGRRVRFKRPCCVASAPRHRNRQSRARAAERRQNSAPTSRRPL; encoded by the coding sequence ATGGTGGACCGCTTCACTCGCTGGCCGGAAGCAACGCCCGTCGCGGACGTCACAGCCGAGACCGTCGCCACCGCATTCGTCGACACCTGGGTGGCACGCTTcggatgtcccagtcacgtgacaactgatcgcggccgccagtttgactgcgcgttgttcacgcacgtcgccagactgtgtggcacccggttacacaggacaaccagctaccatccggcgtcgaatggcatggtcgaacggttccacaggactctcaaagccgctctaacctgccacgacacctcatggccagaggcgctcccactggtgctgctcggcctgcgagTCACGCCGAAGGAGGAGATCGGCGCGTCACCTGCCGACCTCGTTTACGGGCAATCTCTGACAATCCCGGGCGATTTTGTCGAAGATGCAAGTCTCCCACGCGACGCCGTGGCACCCACTCTGGCGGAACGTCTGCGCAGTCACATGGCCGGCCTCCGAGCGCACGCACCGACGCGGCACGGCACCGGGAAGATATTCGTCCACGCCGACCTGCAGCGCTGCACGCACGTCATGTTGCGTACCGACGCAGTACGGCCACCTCTCCGACCGCCCTACAGTGGGCCGCACCGCGTGATCGCCCGAGGAGACAAAACGCTGGTCCTCGAGTGCAACGGAAAGCCGTCGACAGTGTCAGTCGACCGCGTCAAACCAGCCTACGTCTTGCCCGCTCCATCAGCCACGCATTTCTTCGACCCGGCAGAAGATCTGTTCACGGACGACACGCCCTCTGCCAGCGGTCAGACGGAACCCGCACCCGGAGCCGCCGGTGACACACAGCTGCAGCCCGCTGTCATCGCGCCGCCACGTGCGCCTCCCACCACCACGCCCAGGCAGCTGGTACGGCCGCCCGGACCGCGCCCACCACAGGCGCACCGGTCGCCCCCACCACAGCCGCCAGCGGACTACGTCACGCGCGCCGGCCGCCGCGTCCGATTCAAACGGCCGTGCTGCGTCGCCAGCGCGCCACGACACCGAAACCGGCAGTCACGCGCCCGAGCCGCCGAACGCCGTCAGAATTCGGCGCCCACGAGCCGCCGTCCGCTGTAG